In a genomic window of Callithrix jacchus isolate 240 chromosome 22, calJac240_pri, whole genome shotgun sequence:
- the LGALS19 gene encoding LOW QUALITY PROTEIN: galactoside-binding soluble lectin 13 (The sequence of the model RefSeq protein was modified relative to this genomic sequence to represent the inferred CDS: inserted 1 base in 1 codon) — MSLIHRLHLCEYWGCALSNVAXFWEGRPLPLLVVMHVPYKLPVSLSIGSCVIIKGTPILSFLNDPQLQVDFHTGMDEDSEIAFHFRVHFGHRMVMNSREFGIWKLEEKSYFVPFEDGEPFELRIYVRHSEYEVKVNGQRIYSFVHRLPPSFVKMMQVCRDIFLTSVCVCN, encoded by the exons ATGTCCCTGATCCACAGGCTTCATTTGTGCGAGTACTGGGGCTGTGCTCTCAGCAATGTGG CCTTCTGGGAAGGACGTCCATTACCCTTGCTGGTTGTGATGCAT GTGCCATACAAACTGCCTGTATCCTTGTCTATTGGTTCCTGCGTGATAATCAAAGGAACACCGATCCTCTCTTTTCT CAATGACCCACAGCTGCAGGTGGATTTCCACACTGGAATGGATGAGGATTCAGAAATTGCCTTCCATTTCCGAGTGCACTTTGGCCATCGTATGGTCATGAACAGTCGTGAGTTTGGGATATGGAAGTTGGAAGAGAAATCATACTTCGTGCCCTTTGAGGATGGAGAACCATTTGAGCTGCGCATCTATGTGCGTCACAGTGAGTACGAG GTAAAGGTAAATGGCCAACGCATTTACAGCTTTGTCCATCGACTCCCGCCATCATTTGTGAAGATGATGCAAGTGTGCAGAGATATCTTCCTCACCTCAGTGTGTGTCTGCAATTGA